The following are encoded together in the Mastacembelus armatus chromosome 6, fMasArm1.2, whole genome shotgun sequence genome:
- the LOC113132836 gene encoding cyclic nucleotide-gated cation channel beta-1, giving the protein MFNWVVKVVPQPPEATGTDEAPKTPAADLPKNREVKSPPLKNTDEVSEDSQAQTGVLGWLSNGFVSALPQPSGSPRLNRANSDARSGEDGERSKVIGWVTQGLTKVLPQPDEKYREINVTDNEEHTEVYDLATMPDYDPLPNIPVVEMVSDEEVSEVESLTTQFTPNVVNWIKQMIPQPAVVPPGAVPTEPSSKSSRSSLDKNAYFAIAGYIHVCCLSVCSAVLSPPPESLSGISLDTDSKASSVVGWFVSGLGLKMPQPAIQPKDDAEGAAEVLQKASSKLKPDIVLEDVESDNEGQQKHGHSKAAAPSTSLTPLSPTTHQQHEDTHQTQSMSLSMASMQSQACVDTSPAPEPSESETNKFQEDAETQTGRWTPFIESIKKEAEDVALATMEERLLQERMEMARMAEEVARQTAEMAIRQMASEGHSIKLSLSSQDLLEEPEAELQVPQEEESEVEHSKITEKEESLAEQEQEEETEDTEQEPKKEEKPQQTSPSPPPSPEPFKTSEPEPDCGPESEPETESQQDSSEAEPVTQQPQKAKEDGQEASVNKAAEKEEEATEDGCGESSSLSLHPAVNVEDVDSDHERKGDGGAGGGGDGEGREDQSNISQILTPQDPKLTTLTVPVTPSGGRQSKGDKDGRNHRTVWTKIKRFHSQSEDDDDDEGKTPVRAWPSQSSLHSTDDLLKERPESSASQTSAVVNERLQELVRMFKERTEKAKEKLIDPDSSDEDSIIQSPPQASAPQPPAPGGQSADGGEKEAQAGPSGGGVVGETEEEQSSRCCKVKTPRWIRACLRYRFPASIDPFTNLMYVLWLFLVCLAWNWNVWFIPVRWAFPYQTPENIYYWLLADYLCDFIYFLDITVFQPRLQFVRGGDIVTDKKETRKNYIKAKRFKFDVASLIPLELFYFLTGINPLLRLPRLLKINSFFEFNERLEAILAKAYIYRVIRTTTYLLYCLHCNACLFYSCSAWIGLGSTTWVYNGEGNSYIRCYYFAVKTLITIGGLPHPTTLFEMVFQLINFFVGVFAFSIMIGQMRDVVGAATAGQTYYRTCVDNTIKYMSSYRIPKDVQNRVKTWYNYTWQSQGMLDEQELLIQLPDKMRLDIAVDVNYSIVSKVPLFQGCDRQMIFDMLKSLRSVVYLPGDYICKKDEVGREMYIIKAGEVQVVGGPDGRTVFVTLRAGSVFGEISLLAVGGGNRRTANVIAHGFANLFILDKKDLNEILVHYPESNKLLRKKARKMLNKGKKPEPKEETKEPPQVPAAQVRAETPKLLRAALEMTEKSSGLKGAMAKVKEKTNKSSVSLQPSISSSLPPPSPVSSSGHDRDLDTPSPISASSTTFRSASRCRNNSVTPHSPSHCHGNKEETPTMDQRKDNVSEEEEHNGGKRKEKKL; this is encoded by the exons aTGTTTAACTGGGTGGTGAAAGTGGTCCCCCAACCCCCTGAAGCTACTGGAACAGATGAAGCTCCCAAGACCCCTGCTGCT GACCTTCCCAAAAACAGAGAGG TAAAGAGTCCtccactgaaaaacacagatgaggtTTCAGAGGACAG CCAGGCCCAGACTGGAGTGTTAGGCTGGCTGTCTAATGGGTTCGTCAGCGCTTTGCCACAGCCTTCTGGCTCCCCTCGACTCAATAGGGCCAATTCAGATGCCAGG TCAGGAGAGGATGGAGAAAG GTCTAAGGTGATCGGCTGGGTCACTCAGGGTCTGACCAAAGTGCTGCCTCAGCCTGAtgaaaagtacagagagatCAACGTCACCGACAATGAGGAACACACTGAG GTCTATGATTTAGCCACAATGCCAG ATTATGATCCCCTACCAAACATCCCAGTGGTGGAGATGGTGTCAGATGAGGAGGTGTCAGAGGTAGAGAGTTTGACTACGCAGTTTACTCCCAA TGTGGTGAACTGGATAAAGCAGATGATCCCTCAGCCAGCTGTGGTTCCTCCTGGTGCTGTACCCACAGAGCCATCAAGCAAGTCCTCACGCTCCTCTCTGGACAAAa ATGCATATTTTGCCATTGCTGGATATATACATGtttgttgtctgtctgtctgttctgcAGTTCTGTCTCCACCACCTGAATCTCTCAGTGGAATCTCACTAGATACTGACAGCAAGGCCTCAAG TGTGGTTGGCTGGTTCGTGTCAGGACTCGGCCTGAAGATGCCTCAACCTGCCATCCAACCCAAAGATGATGCTGAA GGTGCAGCTGAAGTTTTACAGAAAG CTTCATCCAAACTCAAACCGGACATTGTACTAGAGGATGTGGAGTCAGACAACGAGGGTCAGCAGAAACATGGTCATTCAAAAGCTGCAGCGCCATCCACATCACTGACTCCACTATCACCGACAACACACCAGCAgcatgaagacacacaccagACACAGTCCATGTCCCTGTCAATGGCATCCATGCAGTCCCAGGCATGTGTTGACACCAGTCCAGCACCAGAACCATCAGAGAGTGAGACAAACAAATTTCAGGAAGATGCTGAGACCCAGACAGGTCGCTGGACGCCATTTATTGAAAGCATCAAGAAGGAGGCTGAAGATGTAGCTTTGGCTACTATGGAGGAACG TCTGCTGCAGGAGCGCATGGAGATGGCACGTATGGCTGAGGAGGTGGCCAGGCAGACAGCTGAGATGGCCATTAGACAGATGGCCAGTGAGGGTCACTCCATCAAACTCTCACTGAGCAGTCAAGACCTGCTGGAGGAGCCTGAGGCTGA GCTGCAGGTGCCACAAGAAGAGGAGAGCGAAGTGGAGCACAGTAAAATCACAGA AAAGGAAGAGAGCCTTGCTGAgcaggaacaggaggaggagactgAGGACACAGAACAAG AGCCAAAGAAGGAGGAAAAGCCACAGCAAACCTCCCCCTCTCCACCTCCTAGTCCTGAACCATTTAAGACCTCTGAGCCAGAACCGGATTGTGGACCAGAATCAGAACCAGAGACAGAGTCCCAGCAAGACAGTTCTGAAGCTGAGCCTGTAACCCAGCAGCCACAGAAAGCAAAGGAAGACGGTCAAGAAGCCAGTGTTAACAAAGCTGCTGAAAAA gaGGAGGAAGCTACTGAGGATGGCTGTGGTG AGAGCTCCAGCCTCAGCCTTCACCCAGCCGTCAATGTAGAAGATGTTGACTCAGATCATGAGAGAAAAGgggatggaggagcaggaggaggaggggatggAGAAGGAAGGGAGGACCAAAGCAATATATCACAAATCCTCACCCCTCAGGACCCCAAGCTAACAACCCTCACTGTCCCTGTGACACCTTCTGGAGGTCGCCAAAG TAAAGGAGACAAAGA TGGAAGGAATCATAGGACTGTCTGGACAAAAAT TAAGAGGTTTCACTCTCAaagtgaagatgatgatgatgatgaaggcaAAACCCCTGTCAGAGCCTGGCCCAGTCAGTCCAGCCTGCACAGCACAGACGATCT TCTGAAAGAACGTCCAGAATCTTCAGCCAGTCAGACAAGTGCGGTGGTGAATGAACGTCTTCAGGAGCTGGTTAGGATGTTTAAAGAGCGAACAGAGAAAGCCAAAGAGAAACTCATTGATCCTGACAGCTCGGATGAAGACAGCATTATCCAGT ctcctcctcagGCATCTGCTCCTCAGCCGCCTGCTCCTGGAGGGCAGTCAGCAGACGGTGGAGAGAAGGAGGCACAGGCAGGTCCATCAGGAGGAGGAGTGGTGggtgagacagaggaggagcagtCTAGCCGCTGCTGCAAGGTGAAAACTCCTCGGTGGATCCGAGCCTGTTTGCGCTACCGATTCCCTGCCAGCATCGACCCTTTCACCA aCCTAATGTATGTGCTGTGGCTATTTTTGGTCTGTCTGGCATGGAACTGGAACGTGTGGTTCATCCCAGTGCGCTGGGCCTTCCCCTACCAGACTCCAGAAAATATTTACTACTGGCTGCTGGCCGATTACCTGTGTGACTTCATTTACTTCCTGGACATCACCGTCTTCCAGCCCCGCCTACAGTTTGTTCGTGGAGGGGACATAGTG ACTGACAAAAAAGAGACAAGAAAGAATTACATAAAAGCCAAACGCTTCAAA tttgatgTAGCCAGCCTTATTCCCCTGGAactcttttattttctaactgGCATCAACCCTCTGCTCCGCTTACCACGGCTGCTGAAG ATCAACTCGTTCTTTGAGTTCAATGAGCGCCTGGAAGCCATCTTGGCTAAAGCCTACATCTACAG GGTGATCCGTACCACCACCTATCTCCTTTACTGTCTCCACTGTAATGCCTGTCTCTTCTATTCGTGCTCTGCCTGGATAGGACTAGGATCTACCACATGGGTGTACAATGGCGAAGGCAACAG TTATATTCGCTGTTACTACTTTGCTGTAAAGACCCTGATCACTATCGGGGGTCTGCCACATCCCACCACACTATTTGAGATGGTTTTCCAACTCATCAACTTCTTTGTTGGAGTCTTTGCCTTCTCTATCATGATTGGACAG ATGCGGGATGTGGTTGGTGCAGCCACAGCAGGTCAGACCTACTATCGCACCTGTGTGGACAATACTATTAAATACATGTCTTCCTATCGCATTCCCAAAGATGTCCAGAATCGTGTCAAAACCTGGTACAACTACACCTGGCAATCTCAAGGCATGCTGG ATGAGCAGGAGCTACTGATTCAGTTGCCAGATAAAATGCGTCTCGATATAGCTGTAGATGTTAACTACTCCATTGTCAGCAAAGTTCCTCTTTTTCAG GGTTGTGATAGACAGATGATCTTTGACATGCTGAAAAGCCTACGCTCTGTTGTGTACCTGCCAGGGGATTACATTTGCAAAAAG GATGAGGTAGGTCGGGAGATGTACATTATAAAGGCGGGGGAGGTGCAGGTGGTTGGCGGGCCAGATGGAAGAACTGTGTTTGTTACTCTCAGAGCAGGATCAGTCTTTGGTGAGATCAG TTTGCTCGCAGTTGGTGGGGGTAACAGGCGCACAGCAAATGTGATTGCTCATGGCTTTGCCAATCTCTTCATCCTGGACAAGAAAGACCTGAATGAAATCCTGGTCCACTATCCTGAGTCCAACAAACTACTCCGCAAGAAAGCCAG GAAGATGCTCAACAAAGGAAAGAAACCTGAGCCCAAAGAAGAGACTAAGGAACCTCCTCAGGTCCCAGCAGCCCAAGTAAGGGCAGAGACCCCCAAATTGCTAAGAGCAGCACTGGAGATGACAGAGAAGTCTTCTGGACTTAAAGGAGCTATGGCTAAAGtcaaagagaagacaaacaaaTCCAGCGTCTCATTACAG CCGTCCATCTCTTCCTCGCTTCCACCTCCATCTCCCGTCTCCAGCTCTGGACACGACAGAGACCTGGACACGCCATCACCCATTTCTGCCAGTTCCACGACATTTCGTTCTGCTTCCCGTTGCCGCAACAACTCTGTAACGCCTCACTCTCCATCAcattgccatggcaacaaaGAGGAAACACCCACCATGGACCAAAGAAAGGACAAtgtcagtgaagaagaagagcaCAATGGtgggaagaggaaagaaaagaagttgTAA